A genomic stretch from Desulfovibrio sp. includes:
- the rpsD gene encoding 30S ribosomal protein S4: MARYTGPKCRLCRREGAKLFLKGDRCFTDKCAYERRPYAPGQHGRIRKKMSDYAVQLREKQKARRVYGILEEQFRSYFAEADRQKGVTGANLLINLERRLDNVIYRMGFANSRDQARQLVRHGLFILNGRRVTIPSIQVRVGDVVEVREKNRQSPVIQEAQQVIARRGCPTWLEVDGAAFKGKVNAMPAREDIQLAVNEQLIVELYSK, translated from the coding sequence GTGGCTCGCTATACCGGTCCTAAATGCCGTCTCTGTCGCCGTGAGGGCGCCAAGCTGTTCCTCAAGGGCGATCGTTGCTTTACAGACAAGTGCGCTTACGAGCGCCGTCCCTATGCCCCTGGCCAGCACGGCCGCATCCGCAAGAAGATGAGCGATTACGCCGTGCAGCTGCGTGAAAAGCAGAAGGCCCGCCGCGTATACGGCATCCTCGAGGAGCAGTTCCGCAGCTATTTCGCCGAAGCTGATCGCCAGAAAGGCGTCACCGGCGCGAATCTGCTCATCAACCTCGAGCGCAGGCTTGACAACGTTATTTACCGCATGGGCTTCGCCAACTCCCGGGACCAGGCCCGTCAGCTCGTACGCCATGGCCTGTTCATCCTGAATGGCCGCCGTGTCACCATCCCCTCCATTCAGGTTCGGGTCGGCGACGTGGTCGAGGTGCGCGAGAAGAATCGCCAGTCCCCCGTGATCCAGGAAGCCCAGCAGGTTATCGCCCGCCGTGGCTGCCCCACCTGGCTCGAGGTCGACGGCGCCGCCTTCAAGGGCAAGGTCAACGCCATGCCCGCGCGCGAAGACATTCAGCTGGCAGTGAACGAGCAGCTCATCGTCGAACTGTACTCCAAGTAA
- the rpsK gene encoding 30S ribosomal protein S11: protein MVAKPRRTGKKEKKNIPVGVAHIQATFNNTIITFTDPKGNVVSWATSGGAGFKGSRKSTPFAAQVAAETAARKAQDHGMRTVGIFVKGPGSGREAAMRAINAAGFKVSFIRDVTPIPHNGCRPPKRRRV from the coding sequence ATGGTTGCTAAACCGCGCCGTACCGGCAAGAAAGAAAAGAAGAACATCCCGGTGGGGGTGGCCCATATTCAGGCCACCTTCAACAACACCATTATCACCTTCACTGACCCGAAGGGCAACGTGGTGAGCTGGGCCACCTCCGGCGGCGCCGGTTTTAAAGGCTCGCGCAAGTCCACCCCCTTTGCCGCCCAGGTCGCTGCTGAAACCGCGGCCCGCAAGGCTCAGGACCATGGCATGCGCACCGTTGGCATCTTCGTGAAGGGCCCCGGCTCCGGGCGTGAGGCCGCCATGCGCGCCATCAACGCCGCAGGTTTCAAGGTGAGCTTCATCCGCGATGTCACCCCCATCCCCCACAACGGCTGCCGTCCGCCTAAACGGCGCCGGGTCTAG
- the rpsM gene encoding 30S ribosomal protein S13, whose translation MARIAGVDLPRNKRMDIALTYIYGVGRTTALKILDATGVDWTKKTDDLSSEEVNTIRKEIEANHKVEGDLRREVTANIKRLMDIGCYRGLRHRKGLPVHGQRTHTNARTRKGPRRAVMAKKKK comes from the coding sequence GTGGCCCGTATTGCTGGAGTCGATCTGCCCAGGAACAAGCGCATGGATATCGCCCTGACCTACATTTATGGTGTCGGGCGCACCACGGCTTTGAAGATCCTGGATGCCACCGGCGTGGACTGGACCAAGAAGACCGATGACCTTTCCTCCGAGGAAGTCAACACCATCCGTAAGGAGATCGAAGCCAACCACAAGGTTGAGGGCGATCTTCGTCGCGAGGTCACGGCCAACATCAAGCGGCTGATGGACATCGGTTGCTACAGGGGGCTTAGGCACCGCAAGGGCCTTCCAGTCCACGGACAGCGCACCCACACTAACGCCCGCACCCGCAAGGGCCCGCGCCGCGCCGTGATGGCAAAGAAAAAGAAATAA
- the rpmJ gene encoding 50S ribosomal protein L36, whose amino-acid sequence MKVRPSVKKLCPKCKIIRRHGVVRVICENPRHKQRQG is encoded by the coding sequence ATGAAAGTGCGGCCCTCGGTGAAGAAGCTTTGTCCGAAATGCAAGATTATCCGTCGCCACGGCGTTGTGCGGGTGATCTGTGAAAATCCCAGACACAAACAGCGTCAGGGATAA
- the map gene encoding type I methionyl aminopeptidase, producing MKKFRGIYIKNEAEVDIMRQAGGIVAAILDELEKAVQPGVKTVFFEDLALQLCKEFEVKPAFKGYLGYPFALCCSVNEEVVHGFPSERELAEGDIVSFDMGVIHRGFYGDSARTVPVGEVPEGVKKLLKVTEESLFRGIEQARAEANLYDISLAIQKHVEDQGYSVVRRFVGHGIGRHLHEKPEVPNFVPKGAGAVVLKPGMALAIEPMVTMGGPEVEILSDKWTAVTKDRSLAAHFEHSVVITNGEPKILSQRLTA from the coding sequence TTGAAGAAGTTTCGGGGCATATATATTAAGAACGAAGCCGAAGTGGACATCATGCGCCAGGCTGGCGGCATCGTGGCCGCTATCCTGGATGAGCTCGAAAAGGCTGTCCAGCCAGGCGTCAAAACCGTGTTCTTTGAAGATTTGGCCTTGCAGCTGTGCAAGGAATTCGAGGTGAAACCCGCATTCAAGGGGTACCTTGGATATCCGTTCGCGCTGTGCTGTTCGGTAAACGAGGAAGTGGTGCACGGATTTCCTTCCGAAAGGGAACTTGCGGAAGGAGACATCGTGAGCTTCGACATGGGCGTTATCCATCGCGGATTCTACGGAGACTCCGCCAGGACCGTGCCGGTCGGAGAGGTTCCGGAAGGAGTGAAGAAGCTCCTGAAGGTAACCGAGGAATCACTTTTTCGTGGTATCGAGCAGGCTAGGGCCGAGGCAAACTTGTATGATATTTCCCTGGCCATACAAAAACATGTTGAAGACCAGGGGTACTCTGTAGTAAGACGGTTCGTTGGCCACGGCATCGGACGGCATCTCCATGAGAAACCGGAGGTGCCGAATTTTGTCCCTAAGGGGGCAGGCGCTGTGGTGCTCAAGCCGGGCATGGCCCTGGCTATCGAGCCAATGGTCACCATGGGTGGTCCGGAGGTTGAAATCCTCTCGGACAAGTGGACCGCGGTCACAAAGGATCGTAGTCTGGCTGCCCACTTCGAGCATTCGGTGGTGATCACCAACGGCGAACCAAAAATTCTGAGCCAGCGCCTCACAGCGTAG